Genomic segment of Macaca nemestrina isolate mMacNem1 chromosome 3, mMacNem.hap1, whole genome shotgun sequence:
GATTTTACTCAACTTACATACCCACCCACTCACTACTAAACCCACAACTCCCACTATCACAACCCCAAAGACAGTACTtcataactatatatatatatatatatatctaaaatcCAACTAATCCCTGTTTATATAGCTTAACTTATCTAAAGCAAGATACTGAAAATGTCTAGACGGACTTACACCACCCCATAAACAACAGGTTTGATCCCAGCCTTTCTATTAACTCTTAGCAAGATTACACATGCAAGTATCCAAACCCCAGTGAAATAACCCTCTAAATCGCTACAATCAAAGGACTAAGTATCAAGCACCCACTAATGTACTTCAAAACACTTAGCTCAGCCACACCCCGACGGAAAACAGCAGTGATAAACCTTTAGCAATAAATGAAAGTTTAACTAAGCTATGCTAGTATAGTAATTAGAGTTGGTTAATTTTGTGCCAGCCACCGTGGCCATACGATTAACCCAAGCTAATACAGACCGGCATATAAAGAGTGTTTTAGATATGACCTCCATAAAGCTAAATTCCATCTAAATTGTAAAAAACCATAGCTGatataaaataaactatgaaaGTGGCTTTAGTacttctgaacacacaatagctAAGATCCAAACTGGGATTAGATACCCCACTATGCTTAGCCCTAAACCCTAATAGTTAAATTAACAAAACTATTCGCCAGAATGCTACAAGCAAcagcttaaaactcaaaggacttggcAGTGCTTCACATCCTTTTAGAGGAGCCTGTACTATAACTGATAAACCCCGATCTACCTCACCACCtttgctcagcctatataccgccatccTCAGCAAACCCTAGTAAAGGCCACAAAGTAAGCACAAGTATACTCAtaaaaacgttaggtcaaggtgtagcctATGAGGTGGTAAGAAATGGGTTACATTTTCTACCTCAGAAAATTCCACGATAGCTCTTATGAAATCTAAAAGCCtaaggaggatttagcagtaaattaagagCAGAGGGCTTAATTGAATAAGGGCATAAAGCATGCACACACTGCCCATCACCCTCCTCAAGTATATTTAAGGACTAACTTAACTAATCACCCCTCATATTTATATAGAGGAGATAAGTCATAACACGGTAAGTGTATgggaaggtgcacttggataaacAAAGGTATAGCTTAACACAAAGCACCTGGCTTACATACAGAAGATCTCAATATAATTTGATTACCTTGAGCCAACTCTAGCCCCAAACCTAACTAATATTATTATCAAATAAACCTAACTAAATCATTTACCCAAATAaaagtataggcgatagaaattttaCCCTGGCGCAATAGATACAGTACCGTAAGGGAAAGATGAAAAAACTGACcaagcacaaaacagcaaggacaTACCCCTGTACCTTCTGCATAATGAACTAACTAGAAATAACTTCGAAAAGAGAACTATAGCCAAAACCCCCCAAACCAGACaagctacccaaaaacagctaaaagagcacacccatctatgtagcaaaatagtgggaagatttaTGGGCAGCAGTGACAAacctaccgagcctggtgatagctggttatccaagatagaatcttagttcaacctcAAATTTACCTACAGAATCACCTAGTCTCCTTGTAAATTTAATTGTTAGTCTAAAGAGGGGACAGATatttagacactaggaaaaaaacCTTACACAGAGAGTAAAAAAACCCAGCTTCCACAGTTGGCCTAAAAGCAGCCACCAATTAAGAAAGCATTCAAGCTCAACATCCAAACACCTAAAAATCCCAGACGTATCACTGAACTCCTCACATCCCATTGGATTAATCTATTATTTTATAGAAGCAATAATGTTAATATAAGTAACATGAACAAttttctccactgcataagcctaCATCAGATTGAAATACTTCACTGATAACAGTctaataataacaaataactaataaaatCATTACTACTCGTACTGTTAACCCAACACAGGCATGCTCttaaggaaaggttaaaaaagtaaaaggaactcggcaaatCTAACCCcacctgtttaccaaaaacatcacctctagtaTTACAAGTATTAGAGGCACAGCCTGTCCAGTGACACATGTTTAACTGCCACGGTACCCTGACCatgcaaaggtagcataatcacttgttcctTAAATAGGGACTTGTATGAATGGCACCACGAGGGTTTAATTGTCTCTTACTTTtaaccagtgaaattgacctgcctgtgaagagatgggcataaaacaataagacgagaagaTCCTATGAAGCTTCAGTTTACTAATGCAATAAAAACTATATAGACCTATGGACTTTAAACTACTGtacctgtattaaaaattttggttgggttGACCTCGGAGCATAACCCAACCTCCAAACAAGCTATGCCAAGTCTACACCAGACAAAGCAAATCAGCACACAATTGACCCAATAACTTGACcaacggaacaagttaccctagggataacaaCACAATcctattctagagtccatattGAGAATAGGGTTTATGACCTtgatgttggatcaggacatcctaatggtgcagcagctatcaagggttcgtttgttcaacgattaaagtcctacgtgatctgagttcagactggagcaatccaggtcggtttctatatattttacatttctcccTATATGAAAGGATAAGAGAAATAGGGCCTACTTCACAAAGCACCCTCACTCCATAGATGATATCATCTCAATCTAACGGAACATTACACACCCAACCCAAgaacagggtttgttaagatggtAGAGCCtggtaattgcataaaacttaaaactttacaatCAGAGGTTCAATTCCTCTTCTTTACACCATGCCTGTAATCAACCTTCTGCTTCTTGTTGCACCCGTACCAGCCGCCACAGCATTCCTCACACTTATTGAATGAAAAATGTtaggctacatacaactacgCAAAGGACCTAACACTGTGGGCCCCTACGGACTATTACAACCCTTCGCCAATTCAATAAAACTCTTCACCAAAGAACCCTTAAAACCCTCAATATCCACCATTACCCTGTATATTACCGCCCCAACCTTAGCCCTTTCTATCGCCCTTTCCAACCTTGGCCTTTTATTCATTCTAGCCACATCCAGCTTAGCTGTCTACTCAGTCCTATGGTCAGGATGCACATCAGACTCAAACTACGCACTAATCGGTGCATTACGAGCCAtcgcccaaacaatttcataGGAAGTTACCCTAGCCATTATCCTACTACCAGTTCTGCTAATAAGCGGCTCATTTAACCTACAAACACTCTTCACAACACAAGAACACCTCtgacttctcctaccatcatgacccTTAGCCATAATATGGTTTATCTCCACACTAGCAGAAACTAACCCAGCCCCTTTTGATCTCACAGAGGGTGAATCAGAACTAGTCTCAGGCTTCAACATTGAATATGCCGTAGATCCATTCACTCTATTCTTTACAGCTGAgtacataaatattattataataaatgctCTAACAACCATAATTTTTCTAGGTCCATTATACACCATCTATTCTCCAGAATTATTCACAATATGCTTTACCATCAAAACACTCCTCCTAACCTCCCTATTTTTATGAATTCGAACAGCATACCCCCGATTCCGATACGATCAACTTATATATCTACTATGAAAAAATTTCCTCTCACTCACACTGGCACTTCTTATGTGGTATATTTCAATACCCATTgcaatctccagcattcccccccaaacctagaaatatgtctgacaaaagaattactttgatagagtaaataatagaggTTTCAATACTCTTATTTCTAGAATCATAGGAATTGAACCTATCCCTGAGAATCCAAAATTCTCCATGCTACCCATCACAccctatcctaaagtaaggtcagctaaaTAAGCTATCAGGTCCATACCCTGAAAATGTTGGTTTCACCCTTCCCATACTAATCAACCCACTAGCTCAACTTATCATCTACTTCACCATCTTCACAGGCACCCTCATCACATCACTAAGCTCTCACTGATTTTTCAcctgaacaggcctagaaataaaTATACTAGCCTTCTTTCCAATTATAATCAAAGAAACAAGCCCCCGTTCCACAGAAGCAGCCACCAAATACTTCCTTGCACAAACAACCGCATCCATAATTCTTGTAATAGCCATCCTCTCCAACAACCTGTTTTCTGGATATTGAACCATAACAAACAACATCAACCAATACTCAtccttaataataataacaacacttACCATAAAGCTAGGAATAGCCCCCTTTCACTTCTGAATCCCAGAAGTCACCCAAGGAACCCCCCTAATCTCCAGTCTGCTCCTTCTTACATGGCAAAAATTAGCTCCCATCTCAATTATATACCAAATCTCACCATCAATAAATATAAGCATCCTTCTTACCCTCTCAATTTTATCCATTATGGTGGGCAGTTGAGGAGGGCTCAACCAAACATAGCTATGTAAGATCTTGGCATACTCCTCAATCACCATATGGGCTGAATAATAACAACATTAACATATAACCCAAACATTACCAACTTCTACCTAACCATCTATATCATCCTAACAGCCACTGCATTTATAGCACTCAACCTAAATTCAAATACTACAACCTTACTGCTATCCTGCTCCTGAAGTAAACTAACCTGACTAATACCTTTAATATCATCTACTTTATTATCCCTAGGAGGCCTACCCCcactaaccggcttcctacctaaatgaattattattcaagaactcacaaaaAATAACGACTTTATTATTCCTATTACCATAACCATTATAACCCTCCTCAACCTATACTTTTATATACGCTTAATCTACTCTACTTCTGTGACATTGTTTCTCACATccaacaacataaaaataaaatgacaatttgAAAGCACAAAACCTACACGACTACTCCCCCGACTTATTACCCTCACCACCTTCCTCTCACCAATCTCCCCATTAACCCTATCTATCTCCTAGAAATTTCGGTTAagcaagaccaagagccttcaaagtcCTTAGTAAGTAATCATACTTAATTTCTGAAATACACAAGGACTGCAAAATTTCACTTTACATCAACTGAATGCAAGTTAAtcactttaattaagctaagcccttaCTAGATTAATGGGACttaaacccacaaaaatttagtTAACAGCTGAATACCCGAATCAACTGCCTTCAATCTGCTTCTactacaaaagggaaaaaaaggcgggagaagccccggcagaattGAAGCTGCTCCTTCGAATTTGTGATccaacatgaaaatcacctcaggACTGGTAAAAAAGAGGCCTAACCTCTGTCTTTAGATTTACAGTCTAATgcttactcagccattttacaCCCCCCAGCTATGTTCGCCAACCGTTGACTATTTTCAACTAACCATGAAGACATCGGAACCTTATACCTACTATCGGCGCATGAGCTGGGGTCAGAGGTACAGCTTTAAGCCTCCTTACCCGAGCTGAATTGGGTCAACCCGGCAACCTCCTAGGCAACGACCATATCTATAATGTTGTCATAGCCCACGCATTCGTCATAATCTTCTTCATAGTAATACCCATTATAATTGGGGTCTTTGGGAACTGACTAGTGCCCCTAACAATTGGCACCCCCGACATAAGATTCCCCTGAATAAATAATATAAGCTTCTGACTCCTTCCCCGCTCCTTCCTACTATTGCTCTCATCTACCATAATAGAGGCTGGTGCTGGAACCGGTTGAACAGTTTACCCTCCCCTAGCAGGAAATTTTTCCCACCCAGGAGCCTCTGTAGACTTGACTATCTTTTCATTCTACCTACCAGGTATCTCCTCCATTCTAGGAGCTATTAATTTTATTACCACTATTATCAATATAAAACCCCCTGCCATATCCCAATACCAAACCCCCTTGTTTGTCTGATCAGTCTTAAAAATTACTGCAGTCCtactcctcctctccctcccagtcctagccgctggcattaccatATTACTAACAGAGGGAAACCTTAACACCACCTTCTTTGATCCAGCTGGGGGAGGTGACCCCATCCTATATCAACATCTATTCTGATTCTTCGGCCATCCCAAAGTCTATATCCTTATCCTGCCAGGGTTCAGAATAATCTCCCACATTGTAACatattactctggaaaaaaaagaaccatttgggtacGTGGGTATAATTTGAGCTATAGTGTCAATTGGTTTCTTATGGTTTATTGTATGAGCCCATCACACGTTCACAGTAGGTATGGACGTAGACACACGAGGctacttcacctctgccactataatTATTGCTATTCCCACTGGCGTTAACATCTTCAGTTGACTTGCCACACTTCATGGAAGTAACACCAAGTGATCCTCCACAATACTTTGAGCTCTGGGCTTTGTAATTCCTCTTTACAGTAGGAGGCCTAACCGGTATTGTATTAGCAAACTCATCATTAGATATTGTATTACATGACACATACTATGTTGTAGCCCACTTTCACTATGTCCTATCAATAGGAGCCGTATTCGCTATTATAGGAGGTTTTATTCACTGATGTCCCTTATTTTCAGGCTATACACTCGACCAAACCTATGCCCAAACCCACTTTGCTTTAGATTTATAGGCATAAATTTAACTTTCTTTCCACAGCGCTTTCTCGGTTTATCCAGTATACCCTGATGTTACTCCGACTACCCTGATACATACACTGCATTTTATGTATGGATGATAAAATGTCCCATTTTATTTCCCTAACAGCagtaatattaatttaataatttatataatctGAGAGGCTTTCACCTCAAAATGTAAAGTCTCACTAGTTTTGGACAACCCTCTACCAATTTAGAGTGATTGTACGGCTGTTCCCCACTCTATCATACATTTGAAGAACCAACCTATATAAAATCTagatgaaaaaggaaggaatcaaaccccctaaaactggtttcaagccaaCCTCATAACCTCTATGACTTCTTCAATAAGATATTAGAAAAACTATGTCATAACTTTGTCAAAGTTAAATTATAGATTAAATCCTGTATATCTTAATGGCTCACCCAGTTCAATTAGGCCTTCAAGATGCCACATCCCCTATTATGGAGGAATTAATCACCTTCCATGACCATGCACTTATAACTATTTTCCTAATCAGCTTTCTAGTCTTATATAGTCTCTCTCTAACACTTACGACAAAACTAATACCAACATCACAGAtgcccaagaaatagaaaccatctgaactatcttGCCCGCACTTTTCCACACAACACAATATGAAGTTGTCAGTATTTTTGTAAATGTGAGCATAATTATTTCTATCAACATTCTAGTCCACTTTTCATCACCTGCTACCTGAATCCATGCAAAATTTCCTGATGGTTGGTTCTTCACAGTCTGGCCTTCCTGCAATTTAATCCATTGAATATCTTGAAAGTTCTTCTTAAAGAAGAGAATCTTTTcatatatctttatttcttaactctttttcatagtttttcaatatgcttaataaatatttcaactCCTAATATGTATCCGGCTCTAATTTGCCTCTCAGCATCATCTGATTCTTAATCTCTCCCTGCAAACTAAACTTGAGGACTTGAGAACTGTCCTGACCACTTTACCTGCTTTCCTTCTTTTGTCTGTCTCTCCCCGTCATTCTTTCACTTATTCTTGCATATTGTTCAGCTCTCATCTTAGTAATCAGTGACTCCAGGATACTTTTTATTATCTCCACTGATGCTTTCTTGTCATTGGGTTTTTCCTTGAGATAATagattttatatagtttttattacTTGCACATATTCTATCTTTTGAAGTAGAGTGTAAGTTATGTGGGGACAGAAACTGTGtccaatttttttctctgaaaattctGCACTTACCTGTGTTTTGTGCTTATCCCTTTGCAAATATTATTTGAACGAATGATCAATACATTCTTAGGTGTTGCATAATGAAGACTTTAATTTAACCAACTCTATTTTCAAAGTCTCCTTAGTATTCTCCTCTATTTGTAATACTCATAAAACTCATATACGTGTGATGGTATCAATATGTACATGACTTTCTAATTGGTATCTGCTTTACCCAACCTACTTCCCATCTTTCTTTCAGGGTAAGTCAAACACTCTGAGTGAAGACTATAGagtcatttctactgaaacttcAAAgccaacaaaataaaaccaatgaAAGTATGTTTACCTTAGGTAGGGGTTTGGCAGGTTTGCAGTGGAGTCCTCCAACAAAATCAACATTTGGTAAGAGTGGATGTGGAAACTGAAAATTCCAGGAGTTTCGAATAAGCCATATGTCAGCTTTCCCCATTGTCTCAGATAATGTAGTGGGTCTTCCtaacaagaataagaaaaagaaaagtggatgAGACAAGATAATTTCATTAGGTTATTTTCTGAAAGGAGTTAGAATAATGTAGGCAAAAATATAGGCAAAGTgtgctttgaaaaatatatacatatattcatctatagacataatttaattttatgtattatttattttgcctatGTATATTTATAAGAAAGGCAAAGTAGTAGGAGAATTGTGAGGTTAAGCTACATCTCTAATATCATATCAGTATACTCACAATCataaacaattattaaaataagcCATAGAGAACTAAacatcaatttcttttctttttaaagcttcaATAGTAGCATATGGACATTTAAACAACTCTTTGAGCTCCATAGTCAATTAATTCTActgtacccataaaaataattttctaagaaaTAGTCTAGTTTACACAACTCATTAAGCCAATCCTTTTATCTTTGGTTCTTCAAGTGAACTATGGACTATGTGGAGAGTATGGCTGAAAACCTTGTACTATTTTAGATTCAAGCTAATAccttaataatattatttttaagtaaatatatttgtaaattatagctagaaatttttgagaaattattgaaataaagacTTGTACTCAACCTTAATCTGTctcatattttttaataaagagacATAGTTTGAAAAAAACTATGTAGATATAACAATCTTCACATTTCAACAAGATGATTGGACTTTAAATGAATGGTTTCCAATTCTTTAATGAAAGAGTATAGAAACATTAGAAACTTCAAATTATCTTTGATGATTTTTTGCATCTGAGATATGGACATTATCTCTCTCTACTGTGAAGGAAATCTGGTAACATGGGAACATCTTTTGATTTCTAAATAAGAAAACTAagctttacaagaaaaaataatttctgcagTTATATAGATAGTTGTAGAAAAATGTGTAACTACTCATTCTAAATCCATGCATTCAGTAAGATGTTATTTGATgggttttaccatttttaagATGTAAAGCAATGCATAGTAAAACAGATGTGTAATTGCTTAAAGTCTTAGATGCACTAATATGTAAGTTTATGATTTCCTGGGGTGTTCAGTGTGAGTGATGGCCACAGGGTTTTAACTGACCCTGTAATTTAAGCTTTTCTATAATATTTGTGAGATTGATAGATcatcttgtatttttgttttataaattcacTTACCAAAACCCCACTACCCTGACTTTAAGGCTTTATATAAGCTCTGCTTCAAAGATACAAATAACTTAGATCTTCATGttacagattgaaaaaaaaaaaaaaaacttacctagAACTTCACTATAAAACTGATCCCACTTCTTCATGGCATATATTtggaaacaaaagtcaaaataaagcACATAGATCATATTTTTTACCCTCTCCATGAAAGTCATGTGATCACTTAATTCTGACATAACAACAGGTACataggagggagggaaaagaaatcCTCCACAATGCTTTTCAAAATTGTAGCCAGGAGTGAAGCGGAGACTGTACACAAGGGGTGTGTTAAGTAGCTCAGCCAGCAGCTCACTACAGGGAAAAATAGCATCTGCAAAAACGACGTCAAATCTTGACTCTTGTAGTTTCTTCATTAATTTCTTATTTGAAACTACATCTTTACAGAAATTTCTAGTTATGTCACCAAACTTCCACATGATTTCTTGCATTTGtgaaaaatataaccaaaatgTATCTTTTGGAAGTTCTGACCATCTCTTAATTTGTTGCCTGATGATATTCTCAAACTCAGTTTTAGTTAAAGATGTAGGAAAAACTTCAATTTTAAGAGCGGATGAGTTGTTGGGATCAAAAAGAATGGAAGCTGAAGATGCCAGTACAGTCACCTCATGACCTCTCTGGACAAGCTCTTCCAGGATTGTCTTCATATTCATCCAATGGCTATATTCTGCTGCCCACACCAGCACCTTTCCACAACTCCCAGAGCTAAAGTAAAAGCTCAGTTGTATTAGCAGAATTACTGAAGTCCATTTCACAGACATCCTGGTGCAATGCAATGCTTGTTTCCCAGTTgctgttcttttctgttttttctcatGGTTATATCCAAAGATAAATTAACCAAGAAGTTAAAATGTAACCCTTATACTTCAAAGTACATACAATATCATTAAATCAACAATCCGAGCATGTGGATGGCAAGGAGACAAATGAAGGTAAATGACCTGTTTACACAGAAGTGATTAATTTCCCGTTTATGTTTATGAGTGCTATCCTTCAGCTAATATCAAGGATCTTGTATGGGCATGCCATCTGTCTTATGCAATATATTTTAGAGTGTCCAGAATGGTAGCAGTGAAAGGTCATGTTTCTGCAGTCCATTTGACacaaaagtaaagataaaatgaCTAAACATGGTCCATACATTTTTGTACACTTTGTTGacgtataatttaaaaatcatacaatttATCAATTATTGTGTAAAATTTACTGTTTCATAGTATATTCACACAATTGTGCATCTACCACATCAATCTATTTGACAGCCCCTTTATCTCCCCAAAATAAGCCCTATAGCCTTTAGCCTTTTCCTCTCCACCTCTAGTTTCTGCATTTCCCCTGTGCTGGGTAATTGCTAATTGAAtttctatctctatagatttgcctattctggacgaTTTTTTaatacatggaatcatacaatatgtggtatTTCGTGAGTGGCTTCTGTTAtgtaacataatattttaaatgttcatttattaTATAGCATATACAAGTTGATTCTTACAACCATGATGTAAGATATTGAGAGTTTCAAGATGACACTATCTTTATAAACTTTGTTAAGGTaatcaaagataaagagagaaaaagagaaaagtaaatcaaGCTTGTAGTACATTCAGCATTAATCATTAGGTTAGCTTGTTCTCTGACTCACTTCCTCATAGTTATTTGGCTATTGTCTTGGAATTCTGCAGACCTTGTTACGAGATTGTAGTTCCTCTTAACTCTTCTATAGATAATAACTTAAACATTATGAAAGGATCAACTTTCCTTCTGAGGTATTCCTTCAGATAAAACTACTGACTCAGCAGATCTGAAGGACCTCACTGATGCCAGCTGATCTGAGGAACTTCACTGATGCCAGCTGATCTAGAGGTCCCCACAAGGAACTGACTCAGCAAATAATGTTGTTTCTTGTTCTGATACCTTTGTCCCTATTACCCTGACCAATCAATTACCCAAATTTTCCAGTCTATCACCATCTATGATCTCCTTAAAACCTCCAGCCCAGAACTCCTTGAGGAGCTGGATTTGAGGTTCTCTTCTCATCTCCTTGCTCAGTGCCCTGCAATTATTAAACTCCTTCTTTGCTGCAAACCTGACGTCTCAGTGTAATCGGACTATTATTGGACAGTAAGCATATGAACCTGTTGGTCCTATAACAAAACTTCAATGGAATAAGTAGctgcaaatataataaaaagaaagataactatAATTAGAAGTGGAACTTAATGATGTAACAGAATTGAtgaaatctcatgataaaacAAATAAGTGAGGAGTTACTTCTTAGGGAAGAGCAAAGAAactggtttcttgagatggaatctactcctggtgataatgctatgaacattgttgaatGACAACAGGAGATTTAGAATATTACTTAAACTTACTTTATAAAGCAGCATTAGAGTTTGAGAGGATtaattccaattttgaaagaagatcctctatgggtaaaatgctatctgATCACATTGCATgctgaaaaaaatcttttgtgaaaggatgGGTTAAAGTATATGGCAAATgccattgttgtcttatttttaagaaattgccacagccatgCCAACTGCTAGCAGCCACCACTATAATAAGTTATCAACCATCAACATTGATGCAAGACTCTCCATCAACAAAAGTTGCACTCACTGAAGATTCAGACGATCATTAGCACTCTTTAGCAATTAAGTGTTTTTTAATTAAGGCATGTACTTTATAGACTTAATATTATCGCAGACTGAATACACTACAGCATtgtgtaaatataactttttatatGCCTTAGAAACCAAATTGTGTGACTCACTTCAttacaatatttgctttattgtagtATTCTAGAACCAAATCTGCAACATCTCAGAAGTATGCCTTGTATTAGTGAAAACACTTAATATGAGATatactctaaaaatattttaagctggAGGAGTGGCCAAGATGACTGACTGAAAGTAGGTAATATGCATGGCTCTCACAAAGAGGAACAGAAAGGGTGAGTAAATAGAGCCCCTTCAACTGAAACATACACGCACTCACATTGGGACTATTTAAGGAAACAACTTGATccacagagaatgaagaaaagcaaggcaggatGACAGCCAACCTAGTAGCAACACAGAACCAAGGAAAATTTCCTCACCCAGGGAAGTGGTGAGTGCATGTGCTACTCCAAGTAACAGGCTTCCTTCACAGATCTTTGTAACCCTCAGGTCACGAGATCCCCTCATGAACCCACTCAACCGGGCCTTCAGTCTGACACACAGAGGTATGCGGAATCTCAGCAGAGCAGCCACTCAGGCACATGTAGAGACGTGGTGTCTAGATACTCTGGCCTTCAGGGCTTCCTGGCAAAAGTAGCTGTAACTCTTGCAAAGTGGAAGGTTAGAATTGCAAAGTGGAAGGCTGAATTCAGGGGGCTGAGAAGTGACAGTCTGTGGGTCCCATTTTCACAGTACCTCACAGGATAAGATTCACTGGCTTGGAATTTCAACCAGCCATGATAGGAGTGTTGGGCCTCCCTGGAATGGAACTCTCAGCCACGCTGGGTACCCGGACCACTATCTTTGCTGCTTGTGCAACTTAGCTGTCCTGGCATTTGAGTTTTGGACAGTCCAAATCGACCAGGGGAAGGAAGGAATTCCCTAACACAACAC
This window contains:
- the LOC105463619 gene encoding UDP-glucuronosyltransferase 2B18 gives rise to the protein MSVKWTSVILLIQLSFYFSSGSCGKVLVWAAEYSHWMNMKTILEELVQRGHEVTVLASSASILFDPNNSSALKIEVFPTSLTKTEFENIIRQQIKRWSELPKDTFWLYFSQMQEIMWKFGDITRNFCKDVVSNKKLMKKLQESRFDVVFADAIFPCSELLAELLNTPLVYSLRFTPGYNFEKHCGGFLFPPSYVPVVMSELSDHMTFMERVKNMIYVLYFDFCFQIYAMKKWDQFYSEVLGRPTTLSETMGKADIWLIRNSWNFQFPHPLLPNVDFVGGLHCKPAKPLPKEMEEFVQSSGENGVVVFSLGSMVTNMKEERANVIASALAQIPQKVLWRFDGKKPDTLGLNTRLYKWIPQNDLLGHPKTRAFITHGGSNGIYEAIYHGVPMVGIPLFADQPDNIAHMKAKGAAVRLDFDTMSSTDLVNALKTVINDPLYKENVMKLSRIQHDQPVKPLDRAVFWIEFVMRHKGAKHLRPAAHDLTWFQYHSLDVIGFLLACVATVIFIIMKCCLFCFWKFARKGKKGKSD